The following are encoded in a window of candidate division WOR-3 bacterium genomic DNA:
- a CDS encoding Minf_1886 family protein, with protein MTGPLQEIIEHDPRYTIDAYLFVYEALPVAQRLFQRERHVSGRELLEGIRILALERYGLLAKPVLNSWGVKTTDDFGNIVFNLVNARLLSRTEEDTIEEFHAVFDFDRAFTGAYRIGRNNSPQQPRRKNKPAR; from the coding sequence GTGACCGGTCCACTCCAAGAAATCATCGAGCACGACCCGCGCTACACGATTGACGCCTACCTCTTCGTGTACGAAGCCCTACCGGTTGCCCAGCGCCTGTTCCAGCGCGAACGCCACGTCTCAGGTCGGGAACTACTCGAAGGCATCAGAATCCTCGCACTTGAACGCTACGGCCTATTGGCCAAGCCGGTACTGAACTCATGGGGTGTAAAGACAACCGACGACTTCGGTAACATTGTATTCAACCTCGTGAACGCAAGACTCCTGTCCCGCACCGAAGAAGACACTATCGAAGAATTCCACGCCGTCTTCGACTTCGACCGAGCATTCACCGGCGCCTATCGAATCGGACGAAACAACTCGCCTCAACAACCCCGGCGAAAAAACAAACCGGCCCGATGA
- a CDS encoding ABC transporter permease yields MSWVGSPARYLAFLARSLFVAWDMRRTGPRLAEQIFRQGVAALPIVVLAGVFVGLTTAVQTSYQLMGVVPKYFVGMGVGRLVLIELAPVFAAFVVAGRSASAMAAELGSMRVSEQIDALAVMGINPYRYLCLPRIAALVIVLPALVVVMESVAIVAALAVSTLALDISVYTFMYGVTHFFLARDFFGGLVKAAVFGLLVGANGCYCGFAVAGGAEQVGRATTRAVVASAIMILVVDFVVALLFFYS; encoded by the coding sequence ATGAGCTGGGTCGGTTCACCGGCACGGTATCTTGCGTTTCTGGCCCGGAGTCTTTTCGTGGCGTGGGACATGAGGCGGACCGGGCCGAGACTGGCCGAGCAGATTTTCCGGCAGGGCGTGGCGGCTTTGCCGATCGTGGTTTTGGCCGGCGTTTTTGTCGGGCTGACAACCGCAGTGCAGACCAGTTATCAGTTGATGGGCGTGGTGCCGAAGTATTTTGTCGGCATGGGCGTGGGCCGGCTGGTGCTGATCGAGCTGGCACCGGTGTTTGCCGCGTTTGTCGTCGCGGGCCGGTCGGCGTCGGCGATGGCCGCCGAGCTGGGTTCGATGCGGGTCTCAGAGCAGATTGACGCACTTGCCGTGATGGGCATAAATCCGTATCGGTATCTGTGTCTGCCGCGGATTGCGGCATTGGTGATTGTACTGCCAGCACTGGTCGTGGTGATGGAGTCGGTGGCAATTGTCGCGGCACTGGCGGTTTCGACGCTGGCGCTGGATATTTCGGTCTATACGTTTATGTACGGGGTGACTCATTTTTTTCTGGCGCGGGATTTTTTCGGCGGGCTGGTAAAGGCCGCCGTGTTCGGACTCTTGGTGGGCGCGAACGGTTGTTATTGCGGGTTTGCCGTTGCGGGTGGGGCCGAGCAGGTGGGCCGGGCCACGACCCGAGCCGTGGTGGCCTCGGCG